The Pseudomonas graminis region CTATGTGGATTCGACCTTCCACCATCTGGAAGACACGAAGAGCGGTCGCAAGGTGCTGGAAAACGCCAAGGGCGACAAAGACCACGCGCCGTCGATGGCCGCCCAGGTCGCTTCGAACATGGGACCGTCAGCGCTGCGCTCAGTGGCAGGTTTTGCCTCGGTGTCCGACATGCTCGCCCGCGGCGACAAAGCTGATGCCGCCAGGACCATTTATGACAGCACCAAATCCGGCCTCTCGGCGGCCAAGCATGGCTATGACGCGGTGGCCAAGTCCGCCGGGCGCGCAGGGCTGGGCGAGGTCGCGGCGAAAGTCGGCGGCCGCGTCGCCGGCATGGTCGTAGGAGAAGCAGCGGGGCTGGCTGCCGGGGCTGCCATCGGTGCCTCCATTCCGGTGGTCGGCTGGATCGCCGACGCGGCCATGGCCCTGGGTTTCGGCATCTCCGCCATCATCGAAGCCGTCAAGAAACACAAGGCCCAGAAGGCCTTCGATCACAACGTCGACCCGGTCCTCGATCAGTTCGGCATCCCCAAAGCCCATTGATGTTTCCTGACCCGAAAGAGGTAAGTGATCATGAGTATCGGTATTTCCCAGATTCGGCCGTTGAGCGAGCCCGGCCACCCGGACTTTTCGTCCCTGAGCGGCAAGCCCGGCCAGAGCAACTCGCTGGGCGGCGGCGGTGGCGCTGGTCAGGCCCTCGACGCGAGCTCGATTCTGTTTGCCCATGCCGGGCAATCCCAGGTCAACTTCGGATCGCCTGAGAATCAGGACCCGGCGACCAGCGCAGCGAACCCCCTCGCTGGGGGCGCCGACCAGAACGGCATTGCCCAGCAGCTCATGGCGCTGATCATGCAGTTGATGCAAATGCTGATGCAGAACAACCCCAACCAGACTGGCAATCCTGCGGCGCAGAACAACGCAGTGACCGGTGGCGGCGGTGGCGGCGGTGGTGGCGCGACCGAGGGAGCGGGCGGTGGTGGTGGCGGTGGCGCTGCAGAAGGGGCGGGCGGTGGCGCGCAAGGCGCTGGCGCTGCTCAGGCACCCGCTGCGCTTGCGGCCAACACCGACGCGGTGTCGAACGACACGGCCCTCAGCGGTTCGGGCGGTTTGCATTTACCGCCTCAGCTTGAGGACTACCGTAAGGACATCATGGCAGCGTCCAACGCAACCGGCGTGCCGCCAAACATTCTGGCGGGTCAGATCTGGGCCGAATCCCGTGGTCAGTTGGGCCAGGACACCACCAATGTCAACGGCAAGAAGGATGCAGGCGTGATGCAGGTCAACGCCGACACTTTCGCCGCCCTCAAACGAGACAACCCCAAAGAGCTCGGCAATGCCGACGTCAACAACGCCCACGACAACATCATGGCCGGCGCGCTGTACATGCGTGATCAGAAGAAGGAGTTCGGTGACTGGGATTCGGCGCTGCGTGCCTACAACTCGGGCCCGGACAAGGTCAACAAGGGCAATCTCGCGGACGCCGGCGGCATAGGCGATCCGAAGTACGTCGAGAACGTCATGAACTTCGCAAAAATCATCGAGAGTGGGCAGGGGCAATTGCCGGCCTGATGCGCGTCGCTAATCCAATCAGGGGTGGAGCGGACAGGTGTCGCGCCCCTCTCAACGCATGAATCAATTCATGCCGACTGATCAGCACGACATTTGTACATTCCAGGCAGGATTGCCCTGCCTGGAATCATCCTTCATCGATTACGAGTGACCCGCCATACGGTGTTCGCCAGGTCATCGGCGATGATCAGTGCACCTTTGGGGTCCACCGTCACACCCACTGGCCGCCCGCGGGTTTTCCCGTCAGCACCCCGAAAGCCGGTCGCGAAGTCAATCGGCGCACCGTTCGGACTGCCATTGCTGAACGGCACGAAAACGACTTTGTACCCCACCGGATTCTCCCGGTTCCAGCTGCCGTGTTCGCCAACAAATACCCCGTCAGCGTACTTCTCGCCCATCGCCGGGATGGAAAAATCCACGCCAAGGGCTGCGGCATGGGACCCGAGGCTGTAGTCGGGCTTGATGGCGGCGGCGACCATTTTCGGGTTCTGCGGTTGGGCACGGGTGTCGACGTTCTGACCCCAATAGCTGTAGGGCCACCCGTAGAACCCGCCTTCGCGAACCGAGGTCAGGTAGTCCGGGACCAGATCCGGGCCCAGTTCATCGCGCTCGTTGACCACTGCCCATAACTTCCCGGTTTGCGGCTGAATGGTCAACGCCGTCGGGTTGCGGATGCCGGTCGCGTACGCTTTGTGGGCACCGGTCTCGGCATCCACCTGCCAGACCCTGGCCCGGTCGAGTTCGACCTCCATGCCGCGCTCGGTCACGTTGCTGTTCGAACCGATGCCGACGTACAAGGTGCGTCCGTCATCACTGATGGCCAATGACTTGGTCCAGTGGTGATTTATTTCAGCGGGAAGGTCAGTGACTTTGATCGGTGGGCCGTCGGCTTTGGTCTGCCCCTCCTGATAATCGAAACGCACCAATTCGTCTTGGTTGGCCACGTACAATTTGCCGTTGGCAAATGCCAGGCCGTAGGGCGCGTTAAGGTTCTCCGCAAATACAGTCTTCGTCTCGTAGACGCCGTCACCGTCTGCATCTCGCAGCAACGTCAGGCGGTTACCGCCTTTGACCTTGGTGTTGCCCTGGGCCTTGATGTACCCCGCAATCACGTCCTTGGGCTTGAGTTTTGCGGCATTGCCGCCACGCCCTTCAGCCACGAGGATATCGCCGTTGGGCAACACGAGCGTTTGACGAGGAATCTGCAAGTCGGCGGCGATGGCCGTCACGCTATAGCCCTCAGGGACCGTGGGCTTCTGGTCGCCCCACAACGCCGGTTCGGCAATCTTCATGCTGGGTAAAAGACCGCGCTGGGCGGCCGGCAGTTTTGGATCAGGCCCCAATGCCTGGGTGGCATCGCCGGCGTCACCGCAGCCGCTTAACAATAACGCCATGCTGATTGCGGTCAGTTTGATCGAGTGATTCATTTTCCATCCCCCGTGCGCACGCTGGTGAGTCCCAGCCACGCTGTCACGCCAATCAGCAGCGTGGTCAGTGCGGAGAGAATGAGGCCCGACGGCATGGTGGCGAAGGCATCCTTGGCATGTTCAAAGGCGTTGACGAGCCCCAGTGCCCAGGTCACCACCAACAACACCAGATAGACCACAGGGCGCCCGGCCTTGCGATCGGCCCGGATCAGATTGACCAGCGCGAACAGCACGGCGAGTCCGCAGAACACCAGACCCCCGGCGATAAGCCAGGAGGCGAAGTTGCTCCATTGAATCTGGTACGTCTGAAAGTAGGTGATGTCGCTCAGCAATGCGCCGAGAAACAGCGGGACGGTTCCGGCAAGCATTATCGCGTGTAGCGGGCCTGGCGGGTTTCTGTAGACAAGATGGGCGGTAGTGTTCACGACGACTCCCTATTTTGCTGACGCTTATGCTGTGCAAATGAACTGACCCATCAGGGCCGCGCAGGGTGCGCATCGTTTGGGATCAATGGGTCAGGAACATAGTTCAGCCTATTTGGGCGTTATGCATATGCAGTTACATCTACACGTTCAGCGACCGCAGCGCTTGATGACTTCAAGCACCCAGTGCATCAGCCAGGGCAACCTGGCTGTGCTCAAGGGCGGCTGCGTTCACTGCGGGCGCCAAAAAACACGGTTCAGGTCGCCTTGACCGTCCACAACTGATCAACCCGCGTCGTGTAACTGCTGCTCATCAGGTCACGGCGCATGGCCCATTCCGGCGCCGCCGGGACGCTGGCCGAGCGCAGTGTGCCGCGACCCCATCGCGTGTTGATTTCATCAAGCACCTCCATCACCTTGCCGGCGTCGGTGGGCTGCGAATGGGCGAACAGGTCATCGGTGAATTCGCCCGGGTGGCGCAAATCCATCAGCAGCACTTCGGCTTTACTGTATTTGAAGCCCGGCCGAAACAGCCGATTGACCGCTTCGGTCGCCGCTTTGGTCATCAGGCGCACATCGTTGGTGGGGTAGGGCAGTTCCACCAGGGCGGCGTTGGCGTACTTGACTTCCTCGGGGTTGAACATCCCGGTGCGAATGCTGACGCGGATCTTCTTGCACAGCGAGTTCTGCGCTCGAAGCTTTTCGGCGGCGCGCTGGGTATAAGTCGCGACCGCCTCTTTGATGGGCTCGATGTCGGTGACCCGTGCGCCAAACATGCGGCTGCAACAGATTTCCTGTTTCGGCGGCGTGACGTCTTCGAGCTCCAGGCAAGGCGTGCCGGCCAACTCGCGGGCGGTTTTTTCGATGACCACGCTGAAAGTCTTGCGCAAGGTCCACGGGTCGGCCCGGGCCAGGTCCATCGCTGTCTTGATGCCCATGCCTTCGAGGTGCGCCCTCATGCGTTTGCCGACGCCCCAGACCTCGCCAACGTTAGTGTTGCGCAGGGTCCAGTCGCGCTTGAACGGATCGCTCAAGTCGACCACGCCGCCGGTGATGTGCGACAGCCGCTTGGCGGTGTGATTGGCCAGCTTGGCCAGCGTCTTGGTCCGCGCGATGCCTACGCCCACCGGGATGCCGGTGCATTTGAACAGTCGCTCACGAATGTCCCGGCCAAACTGTTTCAGGTCGCCGGGGATGCCGGTCAGCTCGGCGAACGCTTCATCGATGCTGTACACCTCGAGGGCCGGCACCATCGACTCGATGATCGTCATCACCCGCTCGCTGATGTCGCCGTACAGCGCGTAATTGCTGCTGAACGCCACCACCCCGGCACGGCGCAGGTCGTCCTTGATCTGGTAATACGGCGCGCCCATTTTCACGAAGGGTTTGGCGTCGTAACTGCGCGCGATGACGCAGCCGTCGTTGTTGGACAGCACGACGATGGGTGTCCTTATCAG contains the following coding sequences:
- a CDS encoding transglycosylase SLT domain-containing protein, with the protein product MLFAHAGQSQVNFGSPENQDPATSAANPLAGGADQNGIAQQLMALIMQLMQMLMQNNPNQTGNPAAQNNAVTGGGGGGGGGATEGAGGGGGGGAAEGAGGGAQGAGAAQAPAALAANTDAVSNDTALSGSGGLHLPPQLEDYRKDIMAASNATGVPPNILAGQIWAESRGQLGQDTTNVNGKKDAGVMQVNADTFAALKRDNPKELGNADVNNAHDNIMAGALYMRDQKKEFGDWDSALRAYNSGPDKVNKGNLADAGGIGDPKYVENVMNFAKIIESGQGQLPA
- a CDS encoding PQQ-dependent sugar dehydrogenase; its protein translation is MNHSIKLTAISMALLLSGCGDAGDATQALGPDPKLPAAQRGLLPSMKIAEPALWGDQKPTVPEGYSVTAIAADLQIPRQTLVLPNGDILVAEGRGGNAAKLKPKDVIAGYIKAQGNTKVKGGNRLTLLRDADGDGVYETKTVFAENLNAPYGLAFANGKLYVANQDELVRFDYQEGQTKADGPPIKVTDLPAEINHHWTKSLAISDDGRTLYVGIGSNSNVTERGMEVELDRARVWQVDAETGAHKAYATGIRNPTALTIQPQTGKLWAVVNERDELGPDLVPDYLTSVREGGFYGWPYSYWGQNVDTRAQPQNPKMVAAAIKPDYSLGSHAAALGVDFSIPAMGEKYADGVFVGEHGSWNRENPVGYKVVFVPFSNGSPNGAPIDFATGFRGADGKTRGRPVGVTVDPKGALIIADDLANTVWRVTRNR
- a CDS encoding DUF2231 domain-containing protein — protein: MLAGTVPLFLGALLSDITYFQTYQIQWSNFASWLIAGGLVFCGLAVLFALVNLIRADRKAGRPVVYLVLLVVTWALGLVNAFEHAKDAFATMPSGLILSALTTLLIGVTAWLGLTSVRTGDGK
- the umuC gene encoding translesion error-prone DNA polymerase V subunit UmuC, whose amino-acid sequence is MIPYERTFALIDCNSFYASCERVFRPDLIRTPIVVLSNNDGCVIARSYDAKPFVKMGAPYYQIKDDLRRAGVVAFSSNYALYGDISERVMTIIESMVPALEVYSIDEAFAELTGIPGDLKQFGRDIRERLFKCTGIPVGVGIARTKTLAKLANHTAKRLSHITGGVVDLSDPFKRDWTLRNTNVGEVWGVGKRMRAHLEGMGIKTAMDLARADPWTLRKTFSVVIEKTARELAGTPCLELEDVTPPKQEICCSRMFGARVTDIEPIKEAVATYTQRAAEKLRAQNSLCKKIRVSIRTGMFNPEEVKYANAALVELPYPTNDVRLMTKAATEAVNRLFRPGFKYSKAEVLLMDLRHPGEFTDDLFAHSQPTDAGKVMEVLDEINTRWGRGTLRSASVPAAPEWAMRRDLMSSSYTTRVDQLWTVKAT